A window of Aerococcus urinae contains these coding sequences:
- a CDS encoding PTS sugar transporter subunit IIA, whose amino-acid sequence MEITETIRKDMVFLNQDIASSDELFEFIGEKAQEHGLVKDSYVQALKDREAQFPTGLQLEKVGVAIPHADAEHLNEEFIALVTLDSPVEFHSMEDPSKTVAADIVFALGLTKSEDQLETLQTIVQIIQDDNKISNLLEAKDVDEALNALK is encoded by the coding sequence TTGGAAATTACCGAAACCATTCGAAAAGATATGGTCTTCTTAAACCAAGATATCGCTTCAAGTGATGAACTTTTCGAGTTTATAGGTGAAAAAGCGCAAGAGCATGGTCTTGTTAAAGACAGCTATGTTCAGGCCTTAAAAGATAGAGAGGCACAATTTCCAACTGGTTTACAGTTAGAAAAGGTGGGCGTAGCTATTCCACACGCAGATGCGGAACACTTGAATGAAGAATTTATTGCTTTAGTTACTTTAGATTCGCCAGTGGAATTTCATTCAATGGAGGATCCAAGCAAAACGGTTGCTGCAGATATTGTTTTCGCTTTAGGACTAACTAAGTCTGAAGATCAGTTAGAAACTCTACAGACAATTGTTCAAATTATCCAAGATGACAATAAAATTAGTAACTTGCTTGAAGCAAAAGATGTTGATGAAGCATTAAATGCATTGAAATAG
- a CDS encoding SDR family NAD(P)-dependent oxidoreductase, which translates to MHEEVVVVTGGSKGIGRAILEKFNQAGYLTVNLDLDAEAGNELAEKLSQQAPSQFIKTDVSDYDQVLEARNRIIDSFHRLDFLIINAGITYRHSLKEISVSEWDRVISVNLSSSFYLIKACYDDLVKNKGKVVVISSGSGITGTGGGGHYAASKAGQMGFVRTLAKELGPQGVNVNSVAPRVIESDILDQLYPDEASRQELLEKIPIRRFGKGEDIANLTFFLTQEESSYIHGQILLADGGRTF; encoded by the coding sequence AGCCATCCTTGAAAAATTTAACCAAGCCGGCTATCTGACCGTTAACCTAGATTTAGATGCTGAAGCTGGAAATGAATTAGCTGAAAAATTATCACAGCAAGCCCCCAGTCAGTTCATAAAAACGGATGTTTCTGACTATGACCAAGTGCTTGAGGCGCGTAATCGAATTATTGATTCATTTCATCGATTGGATTTCCTAATTATCAACGCTGGGATTACTTATCGACATAGTCTCAAAGAGATTAGCGTGAGTGAATGGGACCGAGTAATTTCGGTCAATCTCAGTAGTAGTTTCTACCTCATTAAGGCTTGCTACGATGATTTAGTTAAAAATAAGGGAAAAGTTGTGGTGATTTCATCAGGCTCAGGTATCACTGGGACTGGTGGCGGTGGGCACTACGCTGCTTCAAAAGCAGGGCAAATGGGCTTTGTTCGAACCCTGGCTAAGGAATTAGGTCCGCAAGGGGTTAATGTGAATAGTGTGGCACCACGTGTTATTGAATCAGATATCTTAGACCAACTCTATCCAGACGAAGCCAGCCGCCAAGAGCTCTTAGAAAAAATACCGATTCGACGTTTTGGAAAAGGTGAAGATATTGCAAATTTAACCTTTTTCTTAACCCAAGAAGAAAGTTCTTATATTCATGGGCAAATCTTATTAGCTGATGGTGGTAGAACCTTTTAG
- the deoC gene encoding deoxyribose-phosphate aldolase yields MKQEEFVKYIDHSLLKPELTREDYIEGLNYAKELGVASVCINPHRLDLAREILDDSDVVIGTVIGFPSGAHTTRSKVFEAIEAYANGARELDMVIDVGALKDGDYDRVREDIKSVVEATPACVKVILENAYLTDEEIAKGSKLVEEAGAAFVKTSTGFAASGSKVEDLKLMRQSVSDEVKVKAAGGLSTYEDCLAAIEAGADRVGISRTKKILEQMNSSNE; encoded by the coding sequence ATGAAACAAGAAGAATTTGTAAAATATATTGATCACTCCCTCCTCAAGCCTGAGTTAACACGTGAAGATTACATTGAGGGCTTAAACTATGCCAAAGAACTGGGAGTAGCTTCTGTATGTATCAACCCTCATCGCTTAGATTTAGCTCGCGAGATTTTAGATGATAGTGATGTCGTTATCGGAACGGTCATTGGCTTTCCTTCAGGAGCTCACACCACGAGAAGTAAAGTCTTTGAAGCCATTGAAGCTTATGCTAATGGTGCTAGAGAACTTGACATGGTGATTGACGTTGGTGCCTTAAAGGACGGCGATTATGATCGAGTAAGAGAAGATATAAAAAGCGTTGTTGAAGCAACTCCTGCTTGTGTTAAGGTTATCCTTGAAAACGCCTATCTCACTGATGAAGAAATTGCCAAAGGATCTAAGTTAGTTGAAGAGGCTGGTGCTGCTTTTGTTAAAACGTCGACAGGCTTTGCAGCTTCAGGATCAAAAGTAGAAGACCTTAAACTAATGAGACAAAGTGTTTCTGACGAGGTAAAAGTCAAAGCGGCAGGAGGTCTATCGACTTACGAGGACTGTCTAGCAGCTATTGAAGCAGGGGCGGACCGAGTAGGTATCAGTCGTACGAAAAAAATACTTGAACAAATGAACAGTTCGAACGAATAA
- a CDS encoding aldo/keto reductase, protein MEKVSLTPDVSLSRIALGFWRLADEKLSKSYFLKFIEEVIDLGITTMDHADSYGRYTEEAIFGDFLKGRKDLKQRMEFVSKVSLVYPGKHARVKYYDNSKDYIIKQVERSLKKLDIDQLDVLLLHRPDWLQDPEEVALAFDQLYNEGKVKSFGVSNYLPSQYRALESYLNQSLVTNQIQCSAIDYENFENGTIDLCMEKRIHPMIWSPLSGGELFTSQEENIKKVRSVMEEIAEEIGAESIAEVAYAWLLRHPSKMIPIVGSYRIDYVKPAVKALDYQLTNEQWYMIWTAYKGHKVP, encoded by the coding sequence TTGGAGAAAGTCAGTTTAACACCGGATGTTTCCTTATCACGGATTGCTTTAGGTTTTTGGCGCTTAGCGGATGAGAAACTTTCGAAGTCCTACTTTTTAAAGTTTATCGAAGAAGTTATAGACCTAGGGATTACGACCATGGACCATGCAGATAGCTATGGACGCTATACTGAAGAAGCAATCTTTGGCGATTTTTTAAAGGGTAGAAAAGACTTAAAACAAAGGATGGAATTTGTTTCTAAGGTCAGTCTCGTTTATCCTGGGAAACATGCTAGAGTAAAATATTATGACAATAGTAAGGACTACATTATTAAGCAAGTTGAGAGAAGCTTAAAGAAATTGGATATTGACCAGCTCGATGTCTTGCTATTACATCGTCCTGATTGGCTGCAAGATCCTGAAGAAGTCGCCCTCGCATTTGACCAACTATATAATGAAGGAAAAGTAAAAAGTTTTGGCGTTTCGAATTATTTGCCTTCACAGTATCGGGCGCTAGAGAGCTATTTAAATCAGTCTTTAGTGACTAATCAAATTCAATGTTCTGCTATTGATTATGAAAATTTTGAGAATGGAACGATTGACCTATGTATGGAGAAAAGAATTCACCCGATGATCTGGTCACCCTTATCAGGTGGGGAATTATTTACCAGTCAAGAAGAGAATATTAAGAAGGTTCGCTCGGTGATGGAAGAGATTGCTGAAGAAATTGGAGCAGAATCAATTGCTGAAGTGGCCTATGCCTGGCTATTAAGACATCCAAGCAAGATGATTCCTATTGTGGGTTCTTATCGCATTGATTATGTGAAACCTGCTGTTAAAGCATTAGATTATCAACTGACTAATGAACAATGGTATATGATTTGGACAGCTTATAAGGGTCATAAGGTCCCTTAA
- a CDS encoding PTS sugar transporter subunit IIB codes for MAKKKVLVACGAGIATSTVVTTRVENLLKENNIAADVEQIKISEAKGKQEGADLLVSTTALPTKYDIPSIVATGYISGIGKDKIDQQILDVLKD; via the coding sequence ATGGCTAAGAAAAAAGTTTTAGTAGCATGTGGCGCAGGTATTGCAACTTCTACAGTGGTAACTACACGTGTTGAAAATTTATTAAAAGAAAATAATATTGCTGCTGATGTAGAACAAATTAAAATTTCTGAAGCAAAAGGAAAACAAGAGGGAGCAGACTTATTAGTATCAACAACTGCTTTACCAACTAAATACGATATTCCTTCAATTGTTGCTACTGGATACATTTCAGGTATCGGTAAAGACAAAATTGACCAACAAATTTTGGATGTCTTAAAAGACTAA
- a CDS encoding sugar-binding transcriptional regulator — MNSKKDLIAVSKMYYYHNMTQNEIAEELDISRIKVSRMLQQARDAGIVTVTVNDSPSYEHLEKVIKEHFHLENVMITDIHDHDVRASLAKIAGNYLNTILEEKEIIAVGWGKTLKELTKYSYGNLNKRSTFTPLIGGHGDQNFNMHSNSIANQLAENYLAKSTTILAPAFAQTKNAANMYLNDPNVISTIHKTSKADIALFSIGNPNDEETTIRSTGYLSEDELSLIQTSEAACDIASIIFLNKNGQEVLPELEERRISISAQDFIQIPRKICVAGGRKKHNSILSAIKSDYINELIIDIDTARFIMNNI; from the coding sequence ATGAACAGTAAGAAAGATTTGATTGCGGTTTCTAAAATGTATTACTACCATAATATGACCCAAAATGAAATTGCCGAAGAATTGGATATCTCTAGAATTAAAGTATCACGGATGTTGCAACAGGCTCGGGATGCCGGAATCGTCACCGTAACGGTTAATGATTCCCCCTCCTATGAACATCTCGAAAAAGTCATTAAAGAACATTTTCATTTAGAAAATGTCATGATTACTGATATTCATGACCACGATGTTAGAGCAAGTTTAGCTAAAATTGCTGGTAATTATTTAAATACTATTCTTGAAGAAAAAGAGATTATTGCCGTCGGTTGGGGTAAAACTTTAAAAGAATTAACCAAATATAGCTATGGTAATTTAAATAAAAGATCTACCTTCACCCCTTTAATTGGCGGTCATGGTGACCAAAACTTTAACATGCACTCCAACTCAATCGCCAACCAATTAGCAGAAAATTACCTAGCAAAATCGACAACAATACTTGCTCCAGCTTTTGCTCAAACAAAAAATGCAGCAAATATGTATCTCAACGATCCGAATGTTATCTCGACAATTCATAAAACCAGTAAGGCAGATATCGCCTTATTTAGTATCGGTAATCCTAATGATGAAGAAACAACTATCCGTTCAACTGGCTACCTGTCTGAGGATGAACTTTCTCTTATCCAAACAAGTGAAGCTGCCTGTGATATCGCTTCGATTATCTTCCTTAATAAAAATGGTCAGGAGGTTTTACCAGAATTAGAAGAAAGACGTATCAGTATTTCAGCCCAAGACTTTATTCAAATTCCACGGAAAATTTGTGTCGCTGGCGGAAGAAAGAAACACAATAGCATCCTCTCTGCTATCAAAAGTGATTATATTAATGAATTAATTATCGATATTGATACTGCTCGTTTTATAATGAATAATATATAA
- a CDS encoding galactitol-1-phosphate 5-dehydrogenase, translating into MKATQLNENQEFEYVEIDEPECQPGWVKVKVHATGVCGSDTHKIEFGWKYDLPAVMGHEIAGEVVEVGEGVTRVKVGERVIVPPLIPDFSCQYCEQGLYGLCENYKMIGTHYIGGFAEKLVAPETNILPIGEMDYEDAVLIEPFAVSMHSVMNMDVELGDTAVVLGIGAIGIFTIEALLLAGCKNVIAVDINDDKLEVAKQYGASYGINSIKEDLEAKVKEYTNGLGADIVMECAGTPITQEQALVLAKKRGKVGYTGIGYRDVLLHERHFESIFRHELTLKGFWNSYSAPFPGKEWTNLIAYINQGRVNLEGMITHRYPLNKVDEAFKMMLSREQTFNKVIILPQEEKN; encoded by the coding sequence ATGAAGGCAACACAATTAAACGAAAATCAAGAATTCGAATATGTTGAAATCGATGAGCCTGAATGTCAACCGGGTTGGGTTAAAGTAAAAGTCCATGCTACCGGGGTTTGTGGCTCAGATACTCATAAAATTGAATTTGGCTGGAAATATGACCTTCCCGCAGTTATGGGTCATGAAATTGCCGGGGAAGTTGTTGAAGTTGGAGAAGGAGTCACCCGAGTAAAAGTTGGTGAACGAGTAATCGTTCCTCCACTTATTCCAGATTTTTCCTGTCAGTATTGTGAACAAGGTCTGTATGGCTTATGCGAAAACTATAAAATGATTGGAACACACTATATTGGTGGTTTTGCTGAAAAATTAGTCGCTCCTGAAACTAATATTTTACCTATTGGTGAGATGGATTATGAAGATGCAGTGCTTATTGAGCCTTTCGCTGTTTCTATGCACAGTGTCATGAACATGGATGTTGAATTGGGTGACACTGCAGTTGTTCTAGGTATTGGTGCTATTGGAATCTTTACCATCGAAGCCTTACTTTTAGCCGGCTGTAAGAATGTCATTGCTGTAGATATTAATGATGATAAATTGGAAGTTGCTAAACAATACGGTGCTAGTTATGGGATTAATTCTATCAAGGAAGATCTCGAAGCTAAGGTGAAAGAATACACCAACGGCTTGGGCGCTGATATTGTCATGGAATGTGCGGGTACTCCAATTACCCAAGAACAAGCCCTCGTTTTAGCTAAGAAACGCGGTAAAGTCGGCTATACTGGCATTGGTTACCGTGACGTACTATTACATGAACGTCATTTTGAAAGCATTTTCCGCCATGAATTAACATTAAAAGGATTTTGGAATTCATACTCCGCTCCTTTCCCTGGAAAGGAATGGACGAATTTAATTGCTTATATAAACCAAGGACGTGTTAATTTAGAAGGGATGATTACTCACCGCTATCCATTAAATAAAGTTGATGAAGCCTTTAAGATGATGTTGTCTCGTGAACAAACCTTTAACAAAGTAATAATTTTACCACAGGAGGAGAAAAACTAA
- a CDS encoding PTS galactitol transporter subunit IIC, whose product MDSFLDVVQYILGLGPTVIIPIAIFLIALLFKVKVGKAFVSALTIGVGFTGVNLVTGLLSDSLGPATQAMVERFGFSLTVIDIGWPATASGAFASSVAPAMIILALAVNFVMLGTRLTDTLNIDIWNFHHFIVVAALSQIITGNFIFSLAMGVLMEIACLKFADYFAPMIQEYYGLEGISLTTGSSIGYGMLGIPIGWVVSKIPGLKNVEMDAEKIQEKFGIFGQPIIMGLVIGFIIGLLAGYDIGKAFQLGVSMSAVMVLMPRMVKILMEGLTPISEAAQGFADKYFSGRQINIGLDAALAIGNPENMSVGLLLVPITLLIAVILPGNKVLPFGDLATIPFYVCYITASRKGNILHSLITGTIVIGCGLYFATSMAGPHTELLQGLDATANITQQMASLDTGGNFLKWIFVEISRLFAGAF is encoded by the coding sequence ATGGATTCATTCTTAGATGTGGTTCAATATATCCTTGGTCTGGGACCAACAGTTATTATTCCTATTGCTATATTTTTAATTGCTTTACTATTTAAAGTTAAAGTGGGTAAAGCTTTTGTATCAGCGTTAACAATTGGTGTTGGATTTACGGGTGTTAACCTGGTTACTGGCTTATTGTCAGACTCATTAGGGCCTGCAACTCAAGCTATGGTTGAGCGTTTTGGTTTCTCTTTAACAGTTATTGATATTGGGTGGCCAGCAACTGCTTCAGGTGCGTTTGCATCGTCTGTTGCACCAGCTATGATTATTTTAGCTCTAGCAGTTAACTTCGTTATGTTAGGTACGCGTTTAACCGACACCCTAAATATCGATATTTGGAACTTCCACCACTTTATTGTTGTGGCTGCTCTATCACAAATCATTACTGGTAACTTCATCTTCTCACTGGCTATGGGTGTTTTGATGGAAATTGCCTGCTTGAAATTTGCGGATTACTTCGCTCCAATGATTCAAGAGTACTATGGTTTAGAAGGTATCTCTTTAACCACTGGATCTTCCATTGGTTACGGTATGCTTGGTATTCCAATTGGTTGGGTAGTAAGCAAGATTCCTGGACTTAAAAATGTTGAAATGGATGCTGAAAAGATCCAAGAAAAATTCGGTATTTTTGGGCAACCAATTATTATGGGTTTAGTAATCGGATTCATTATTGGTCTATTAGCTGGCTATGATATTGGTAAAGCTTTCCAATTAGGTGTTTCCATGTCAGCCGTTATGGTGCTTATGCCACGTATGGTTAAGATCTTAATGGAAGGGTTAACCCCAATTTCAGAAGCCGCCCAAGGATTTGCTGATAAATACTTCTCTGGACGCCAAATTAATATCGGATTAGATGCTGCTCTAGCAATCGGTAATCCTGAAAATATGTCAGTTGGTTTATTATTAGTTCCTATTACATTATTAATTGCAGTTATTTTACCTGGTAATAAAGTGTTACCATTCGGTGACTTAGCAACTATTCCATTTTATGTATGTTATATTACCGCATCTAGAAAAGGTAACATCCTACACTCATTAATTACTGGTACTATTGTAATTGGTTGTGGTTTATACTTTGCAACATCAATGGCTGGTCCTCATACAGAGCTTTTACAAGGTCTTGATGCAACTGCAAATATTACCCAACAAATGGCATCGTTAGATACTGGTGGTAACTTCCTCAAATGGATCTTTGTAGAAATTTCAAGATTATTTGCTGGTGCTTTCTAG